The region CCGAAAAAGCTGCCTTGGCCTCCTGGGCAACTGTTtgatcaaattttatttgactaAACCTATTTTTGGTTCTTAAAACATACAAATTGGCTAAATTATCTGAGACTATAGTTGCCTAGGAATGTGGTTCAGAATTATGGGTATCTGAGTTGGAATCTTGGAATACATAAAAACATATAACAATAATTTGTAAGTCTTTTCActtattttaacaaaacaatGGTCGCACATGGGTCACCGCATACATTTTGAAATATCCTTATATTCTGAAACACTCAATGAGCTGAAGAACAAAACCATTTCTACATATTTGCGCTTTAAATAAACGTAACAACGAAATCATCTTAAATATCGAACGCAGTCTATAAATTCGTTTGACGCCAGTATGTAGTtgagatatttaaaaactgctgtaaaaatatttgcattggCCACAGGAAAACCTCTGTTCTGCATCGACAATCAAAGAGTTAAAACCTGTTATTATTTCACTGGATATTATGTTGGTTTCGTACAACTTATAATTAACAACGTTTAAAACTACACTCATTTGGCCGAACATAATTGATCTCTCCAGAATATTGTTAATCATAATAATGAAGTGGTATAAAAGATTATTCTATTGAGTTTCGAAATGCAGAATACAGAAAATTGTAAGTCCTAATCACAGGGGCGTGTCGAAAACCCTGTGGAATTTCTATAGTCATACGGTGCTGTCGCGCTTTATCATTAATGGAGTTTGGACGGTCACCTCGTCGTCGGAAAGGTTTTGCTCGGCGGAGTGGATGCCATCGCTGGCGATTCCGATGCAGACCCTGCCGCACTGGGCCTGGTTCATGTGGTGCAGGGCGATGGTCCTGCCGTGGGCATGGGGCTGGGGCAGAGTGTTCGACGACGAGGCCATCGAGCTGGTGGACGCCAGCGAGGGCGAGGGCGCGTGTCCATGGAGCGGCTGCGTCGGCTGGTTGTGGCCACCCACGTTGACCCGGCCCTGCGGAAAGGTCAGCTGGTGGAACGTGGAGGTCGGTCGCGCCCCGGTGATGTTGCAGTTGTAGTTGTTCCACACGTTCTGCGAGGACTGGCGCGGCAGGGTGCACTGCGAGATCGAGTTCGAGTAGACGTGGGGCGTTACGTTCTGTAAGGGTTTAAAGGGTTCCCCATACTTGGCAATCTTAGTTCCTACGAAACACTATATATTTTACGTACAATTGATATTTCTCCCACTTGACTCTGGGCCTGGGCGTGCATTCCACTCCGCAGGGTGCAATACCCCATTCCATGGGAGGCTCGCAAGGATATCTCGGCTGCTGTCAGATGTTGCTGCTCATTAACGAAAATTCCCCGGTTGGGACTGCGATTCGTGTCGATGGTCGAGATCTGCTGCCTTTTCCTGATACTTTCAGCCTGGAATTATGAAGATTattaattgttatttaaaatacctaaattcCTGGCTATAATTTACATTGCATACACTAAAGATCTTGATTAGCTTGTTATTTTTGTGGTACCCTAAAACTCCTGCAAAGATCTTTATATCTGTAAGTTTTTGGAACACCCCGTGTTGTGTATCCCAAATCTGAGTTATCTGTCGCAAGTAATACTACACCTTATCCAATTATAAggtaaacttttaaaaaattatttttattttgactaaacaaaaaataaaatgtacttctgatcgaaaaaagtaaaagtttaTGTTCAAATACTTAGCACTTTTAAATCGTTTTTGATGactttttgatttcaaatattttcaatacgTATTTAAGGACTTTTACAACTTATAAGGAAGCACCACAATCTGCAATAAATAAGTAATCTTACCTGTTCATCGGGCTCAATGGATTCAGGAACCACATCCGGATTCTTTTCGTCGCAGTCGTCCACATCCTTGCTGCCGGAGCTTTTGTCACTTGGTCCTGGCGATTCATCTCGGGATATATTCTCATTGGACAGTTCCTTTTGGCGCCTTCGCGAAGAAGCGGTGCAGGGTATTCGAAGTGCCAGAATTATGGCCAATACTGCGACGAGCACAGCTAGGGTTAGGCCAATTGTTAGGGACATCACGGGAGAAAACAACAGCTCTGCACGGAGGTTATGAGCTGTAAATGTCATAGaatatgaattttttaaactaaaattgtACAGATGGGATGAATAAAACTCACTCTGTTCCGATGTAAGCTGTTTTTCGGGCATTCGAAGCATGGCCGCATTTACTATTGCCGGATCAGACCGTCCCTTCGTGTTGAACGCGTAAATATTTAATCTATAAATGCTTCCTGGACTTAAACCAGGAACCGTGAACTTGGGAATGGTCGATGTTATGTTGGCTTTAATTTcctgaaatagaaaaaatatttaaattgataaGTTAAATCAATTTAGGGAGCTTCAATTACTTACTTGAGTGTAGGAGTCCAGCAGTTCCAAGTTGAAGTTTTGGGGCAAGCCGCCGTTGAAACCATCACTGCAGGTCACGGTCAACGATGTCATGGATATATTGTTTACAGTGCAGTTATGAACTTTTTCCGGACGACCTGGGGGTAGAAATGTAAAACAATTAGTAAATAATTCCAAAGAATTGAGAGCCCCAACAATGCGCACCTGCAGCTATAATATGGAAGACACATGGTACTCGCTGTTTACCAATCTTGTTGGAAGCCAGGCATAAAAGGGTTCCATAATCCAGTTCAGTTATAGGAGTGTAGGTCACAACGGAGGTGGTGCCTAAGGATTAAAATTGCTAATCACTTTAAGCCTATCTAATAAGTTAGTTTAACTTACCCGAGCGCAGGATATGATTGGTGGCCACGTCGATGCTCTCGGCCGAATTATTGAACGTCCAGCTAAACTCAACCTCTCGCGGATTGGCATCCACGGTGCACATGACCTTGGCGTCCTCCTGCTTCGCTATCCCATACACCTTCTTCTGGTTCTGGGCACACGTGGGGGCGTCTATAAAACAGGAACATAAAGAACATGCcataaaaacattaattatCTCTTAAAGCCAAAATACAGGTGGAATAGGTAAGGTAAGCGCCACTgatgacatttttatttatgcattttgaaatttgattttttagggTACAATTCTGCATtttgaaatttgattttttagggTACACTTCTGT is a window of Drosophila biarmipes strain raj3 chromosome 3R, RU_DBia_V1.1, whole genome shotgun sequence DNA encoding:
- the LOC108032135 gene encoding hemicentin-1, encoding MELLLLFMLALHLIASSDGSKDVPIHQIESLVGENIYLPCNVTTYDGDEPVLVLWYRDDKGTPIYSIDIRAGVSKAPKRWSDESVFGDRAYFIFDKEPGKLSIQNTQASDSGTYRCRVDFLKAQTINSRIKLNVISPPKQVIIRDSSNVERSTVVGPYSEGDIVSLKCQVIGGYPTPTISWYRDGLEIPCELAHLAGGKIIECEITLPSLGREDLNSRLTCRASSHPRAPIVEAVVQIDMNFAPLNIRLLGAHQPLSAGRRYDLLCQSAGSRPPAVITWWQNGIRLEKTTETTSSDGNQTTSTLSISLSKSDAGKYLSCKAYNHAVPSEPLEDGWKLDIQYVPEAYVRLGTSLDPSTLREGTDVYFDCLVMAHPNVFRIEWRHNEQPLSHNISQGVIISNHSLVLQGVTRATAGNYSCVGFNAEGEGISAPFPLNILYAPTCAQNQKKVYGIAKQEDAKVMCTVDANPREVEFSWTFNNSAESIDVATNHILRSGTTSVVTYTPITELDYGTLLCLASNKIGKQRVPCVFHIIAAGRPEKVHNCTVNNISMTSLTVTCSDGFNGGLPQNFNLELLDSYTQEIKANITSTIPKFTVPGLSPGSIYRLNIYAFNTKGRSDPAIVNAAMLRMPEKQLTSEQTHNLRAELLFSPVMSLTIGLTLAVLVAVLAIILALRIPCTASSRRRQKELSNENISRDESPGPSDKSSGSKDVDDCDEKNPDVVPESIEPDEQAESIRKRQQISTIDTNRSPNRGIFVNEQQHLTAAEISLRASHGMGYCTLRSGMHAQAQSQVGEISINVTPHVYSNSISQCTLPRQSSQNVWNNYNCNITGARPTSTFHQLTFPQGRVNVGGHNQPTQPLHGHAPSPSLASTSSMASSSNTLPQPHAHGRTIALHHMNQAQCGRVCIGIASDGIHSAEQNLSDDEVTVQTPLMIKRDSTV